In a genomic window of Holophagales bacterium:
- a CDS encoding Lrp/AsnC family transcriptional regulator has protein sequence MLPTSKLLDAKGWAILRELQLDARLSFSELGRRVGLSTPAVAERVRNLQSAGVITGYRADVDPKKLGLPILAIVRLNVVGDVLPRVTTLVRGLPEVIECHRGTGGDSFTIKAAVATVAHLEALIDRLTPFGTTSTSIVLSSPVERRLIEKPVAAPARTAKDAKTGGRSG, from the coding sequence GTGCTTCCGACCAGTAAGCTCCTCGATGCGAAGGGCTGGGCCATTCTCCGGGAGCTCCAGCTCGACGCCCGACTCAGCTTTTCCGAGCTCGGCCGCCGGGTCGGCCTCTCGACCCCCGCCGTCGCCGAACGCGTGAGGAATCTCCAGTCGGCCGGCGTCATCACGGGCTATCGGGCCGACGTCGACCCGAAGAAGCTGGGCCTGCCGATCCTGGCCATCGTGCGCCTGAACGTCGTGGGCGACGTCCTCCCGCGCGTCACGACCCTCGTCCGGGGCCTGCCGGAGGTGATCGAGTGCCACCGGGGCACCGGCGGCGACTCGTTCACGATCAAGGCCGCCGTCGCGACGGTGGCCCACCTCGAGGCCCTCATCGACCGTCTCACCCCGTTCGGCACGACGTCGACGTCGATCGTCCTCTCCTCGCCCGTGGAGAGGCGGCTCATCGAGAAACCCGTTGCCGCCCCGGCCCGAACCGCGAAGGACGCGAAGACCGGCGGGCGCTCGGGCTGA
- a CDS encoding ferritin-like domain-containing protein translates to MGTRGREIVGIDVDTLLKMLNAAYASEWLAYYQYWLGAKLIKGPMKDAIAAELTIHATEELSHATLLAGRIIQLGGTPVLDPREWFAQSPCAYDAPKDPYVAVLLDENIAGEQCAIDTYKKLMDATKDKDMVTYNLALTILEQEVEHEEDLQSLKEDLDLLFTRGSK, encoded by the coding sequence ATGGGAACCAGAGGACGCGAGATCGTCGGGATCGACGTCGACACGCTGCTGAAGATGCTCAACGCGGCCTACGCGAGCGAGTGGCTCGCGTACTACCAGTACTGGCTCGGGGCGAAGCTCATCAAGGGGCCGATGAAGGACGCGATCGCCGCGGAGCTGACGATTCACGCCACGGAGGAGCTGAGCCACGCGACGCTCCTGGCCGGCCGCATCATCCAGCTGGGCGGGACGCCCGTCCTCGACCCGCGGGAGTGGTTCGCCCAGAGCCCCTGCGCCTACGACGCCCCGAAGGACCCGTACGTCGCCGTCCTCCTCGACGAGAACATCGCCGGAGAGCAGTGCGCCATCGACACGTACAAGAAGCTCATGGACGCCACCAAGGACAAGGACATGGTCACGTACAACCTGGCGCTGACCATCCTCGAGCAGGAGGTCGAGCACGAGGAGGACCTCCAGAGCCTGAAGGAAGACCTCGACCTCCTCTTCACCCGCGGAAGCAAGTAG
- a CDS encoding DUF134 domain-containing protein — translation MPRPRCCRRIAGEPPAGIFKPAGIPGRLLEEVVLGLDGLEALRLADLEGLYHEEAAARMGVSRATFGRIVADARHRVAEALVQGKLLRIEGGTVSTATAEDRTSTRGTSVRGSASSTRPE, via the coding sequence ATGCCCCGTCCGCGCTGCTGCCGCCGGATCGCCGGAGAACCTCCGGCCGGAATCTTCAAGCCCGCCGGGATCCCGGGACGTCTCCTCGAAGAGGTCGTCCTCGGACTCGACGGGCTCGAGGCCCTGCGGCTCGCCGACCTCGAGGGGCTCTACCACGAGGAGGCGGCAGCGCGGATGGGGGTCTCGAGGGCGACGTTCGGGCGGATCGTCGCGGACGCGCGGCACCGGGTCGCGGAAGCGCTCGTCCAGGGCAAGCTCCTCCGGATCGAGGGAGGGACGGTCAGTACTGCGACCGCAGAAGACCGTACATCCACTCGAGGAACTTCTGTCCGAGGGAGCGCTTCTTCCACGCGGCCAGAGTGA
- a CDS encoding cardiolipin synthase B, which translates to MQRRTLFRVLLLSGLLVALSGCATALRLRYRPALTSPTADPLAAFTLASGNEPVGGNTVRPLENGDGTFPAMLGEIASAESSIHLEAYIYRDGVIGRQFAEALAERARAGVAVRLLVDAIGSSGFGEANEKLLRDAGATLVYFRPIGASTLLKVHLRTHRKVLIVDGRVGYVGGICIDDDWLGDADRPTRWRDTVVRVEGPVTRQLQSAFGRAWLEATGELLAGRALYPSNGSAGEAVCQVMDSTPGFDSNPARLSFLVAVGSATSRLDITSAYFVPDGPAKRALADAVKRGVCVRVLLPGPHTDIPAVRYAGRSDYHDLLEAGVEIHEYQRSRLHAKTLVVDGKWASVGSSNLTNRSFSWNYESNVHVFDTGFAAEMELMFERDLQESRQITLAAWKKRSLGQKFLEWMYGLLRSQY; encoded by the coding sequence GTGCAGAGACGAACGCTCTTCCGCGTGCTTCTCCTGTCGGGCCTTCTCGTGGCCCTGTCGGGCTGCGCGACGGCGCTGCGCCTGCGCTACCGGCCGGCTCTGACTTCGCCCACGGCCGACCCGCTCGCCGCCTTCACCCTCGCGTCCGGGAACGAGCCGGTCGGGGGGAACACCGTCCGGCCCCTCGAAAACGGCGACGGCACGTTCCCGGCGATGCTCGGCGAGATCGCCTCGGCCGAATCGAGCATTCACCTCGAGGCCTACATCTACCGCGACGGCGTGATCGGCCGCCAGTTCGCCGAGGCGCTGGCCGAGCGCGCCCGTGCCGGCGTCGCCGTCCGGCTGCTCGTCGACGCCATCGGATCGTCCGGGTTCGGGGAGGCGAACGAGAAGCTCCTCCGAGACGCCGGCGCCACCCTCGTCTACTTCCGGCCGATCGGCGCTTCGACGCTCCTCAAGGTGCACCTCCGGACGCACCGGAAGGTGCTGATCGTCGACGGCCGGGTCGGCTACGTGGGCGGGATCTGCATCGACGACGACTGGCTCGGCGACGCCGACCGGCCGACCCGCTGGCGGGACACGGTCGTGCGCGTGGAGGGCCCGGTGACGCGCCAGCTCCAGTCCGCCTTCGGCCGCGCCTGGCTGGAGGCGACGGGCGAGCTGCTGGCGGGCCGGGCGCTCTATCCCTCCAACGGGAGCGCCGGCGAGGCGGTGTGCCAGGTCATGGATTCCACCCCCGGCTTCGATTCGAACCCGGCGCGCCTCTCGTTCCTCGTGGCGGTCGGCTCCGCCACGAGCCGGCTCGACATCACGAGCGCCTACTTCGTCCCGGACGGCCCCGCCAAGCGCGCGCTCGCCGACGCGGTGAAGCGGGGCGTCTGCGTGCGGGTCCTCCTGCCGGGGCCGCACACCGACATCCCCGCCGTGCGGTACGCCGGCCGAAGCGACTACCACGATCTCCTCGAGGCCGGCGTCGAGATTCACGAGTACCAGCGGTCGCGCCTGCACGCCAAGACCCTCGTCGTGGACGGCAAGTGGGCGAGCGTCGGGTCGTCGAACCTGACGAACCGCTCGTTCTCGTGGAACTACGAATCGAACGTCCACGTCTTCGACACCGGGTTCGCGGCGGAGATGGAGCTGATGTTCGAGCGCGATCTTCAGGAGTCCCGGCAGATCACTCTGGCCGCGTGGAAGAAGCGCTCCCTCGGACAGAAGTTCCTCGAGTGGATGTACGGTCTTCTGCGGTCGCAGTACTGA